In a single window of the Chroogloeocystis siderophila 5.2 s.c.1 genome:
- the hisH gene encoding imidazole glycerol phosphate synthase subunit HisH, translated as MAAIAVIDYDMGNLHSVCKGLEKAGATPKITDSAIELAKADAVLLPGVGAFDPAVQHLRSRDLVEPIKDAIASGKPFLGICLGLQVLFDSSEEGVEPGLGIISGTVRRFSSEPGITIPHMGWNQLEFTQPHCPLWQNLPAQPWVYFVHSYYVEPEDSTIQAATVTHGSQSVTAAIARDNLMAMQFHPEKSSTAGLQILSNFVQQVRTVVPV; from the coding sequence ATGGCAGCGATCGCAGTTATAGACTACGACATGGGTAATCTGCACTCAGTCTGTAAAGGTTTAGAAAAAGCTGGCGCGACTCCGAAAATTACTGACTCAGCTATAGAATTAGCAAAAGCTGATGCTGTATTGTTACCTGGTGTCGGCGCATTCGATCCTGCTGTACAGCATTTAAGATCCCGTGACTTGGTGGAACCAATCAAAGATGCGATCGCAAGCGGTAAACCGTTTCTTGGTATTTGTTTGGGGCTACAAGTCTTGTTTGATAGTAGTGAAGAAGGTGTAGAGCCTGGTTTGGGAATTATTTCTGGTACAGTACGGCGCTTTAGCAGCGAACCAGGAATTACGATTCCGCATATGGGTTGGAATCAATTAGAATTTACTCAACCTCATTGTCCCTTATGGCAAAATTTACCAGCGCAGCCTTGGGTTTATTTTGTCCATTCCTACTATGTCGAGCCTGAAGATTCTACAATTCAAGCTGCAACGGTAACGCATGGTAGTCAAAGTGTTACAGCAGCGATCGCCCGTGACAATCTTATGGCAATGCAATTTCACCCTGAAAAATCTTCAACTGCTGGGTTGCAAATCCTCTCCAACTTCGTGCAGCAAGTTCGCACTGTCGTACCAGTGTAG
- the rsmD gene encoding 16S rRNA (guanine(966)-N(2))-methyltransferase RsmD — protein sequence MRIHGNRLIKTLPGRDTRPTTGRVREAVFNIWQGAIAGSRWLDLCAGNGSMGAEALCRGAALVVGIEQSSRACTIIKENWQRVAQPEQTFQVLRGDVVQRLKTLSGQQFDRIYFDPPYASDIYLPVMQAIAHYQLLHHNGELAVEHHPDLPKLQPSTLEICREKVYGNSAVTFYCVVNLKP from the coding sequence ATGCGAATTCACGGCAATCGTCTCATCAAAACATTACCAGGGAGAGACACCCGACCAACAACAGGAAGGGTACGCGAAGCCGTCTTTAATATTTGGCAAGGTGCGATCGCTGGTAGTCGTTGGTTGGACCTTTGTGCGGGTAACGGTTCAATGGGCGCAGAAGCGTTATGTCGTGGTGCAGCTTTAGTGGTGGGAATTGAGCAATCAAGCCGTGCCTGTACAATTATTAAAGAAAATTGGCAACGAGTAGCACAGCCAGAGCAAACCTTTCAAGTTTTGCGCGGAGATGTCGTGCAGCGGTTAAAAACACTTTCAGGACAACAGTTTGATCGCATCTACTTCGACCCACCTTATGCCAGTGATATATATTTACCAGTCATGCAGGCGATCGCACACTATCAATTATTGCATCACAATGGCGAACTTGCGGTAGAACATCATCCCGATCTGCCCAAGTTGCAACCTTCTACACTAGAAATCTGTCGAGAAAAAGTTTACGGAAATAGTGCTGTTACTTTCTATTGTGTAGTCAACCTAAAGCCTTAA